The following are from one region of the Juglans regia cultivar Chandler chromosome 10, Walnut 2.0, whole genome shotgun sequence genome:
- the LOC108994473 gene encoding LOB domain-containing protein 16-like, whose amino-acid sequence MESGTGNGTGSPCGACKFLRRKCASDCIFAPYFCTEQGSARFAAIHKVFGASNVSKLLLHVPVHDRCEAVVTIAYEAQARMRDPVYGCVSHIFALQQQVAWLQEQLMQAKAQLAAKSQNDFRNTENDQGPGGSVAGVPIMVPNYPPTYMNHISPQSSLESADHSYGDGMNIMQEIQSRSEEYCSLQPCSKKRPYYVKNHELGELQELALRMMRN is encoded by the exons ATGGAATCTGGAACTGGGAATGGAACTGGCTCGCCTTGCGGGGCATGCAAGTTTCTTAGGAGAAAGTGCGCTTCAGATTGCATCTTTGCTCCATATTTTTGCACGGAGCAAGGCTCTGCAAGATTTGCAGCCATTCACAAGGTGTTTGGTGCTAGTAACGTGTCCAAACTTTTGTTGCATGTCCCCGTTCACGATCGCTGTGAGGCTGTAGTAACCATTGCCTATGAAGCTCAAGCACGTATGAGAGACCCCGTTTATGGATGTGTCTCTCACATTTTCGCCTTGCAACAGCAg GTGGCATGGTTGCAAGAACAACTGATGCAAGCGAAGGCTCAGCTGGCAGCTAAAAGCCAGAATGATTTTCGGAACACAGAGAATGATCAGGGGCCAGGTGGGAGTGTTGCTGGGGTGCCAATAATGGTTCCAAATTATCCTCCTACTTACATGAATCACATTTCCCCCCAGAGCTCACTTGAATCAGCTGACCACAGCTATGGTGATGGAATGAATATTATGCAAGAAATACAAAGCAGATCAGAGGAATATTGTTCTTTGCAACCATGTTCTAAGAAAAGACCATATTATGTTAAGAATCATGAATTGGGTGAGCTTCAGGAACTTGCCCTCAGAATGATGAGGAATTAA
- the LOC109021072 gene encoding LOB domain-containing protein 29-like, translating to MTGTGSPCGACKFLRRKCVRGCVFAPYFCHEQGATHFSAIHKVFGASNVSKLLAHLPVNDRCEAAVTISYEAQARLRDPIYGCVSHIFALQQQVVNLQTQLASLKELQATQSFLSGSGSANPNHEKYHGNPYDHSQDFQSWFQSEITNMMPQFSTNNITNNASAIPYNENVSVENSFGNYGSSIIPELENASYACYHEEASHSMSSLDLHKSNMQWTLQDTDHDLDNQSLGFGYI from the exons ATGACAGGTACTGGTTCTCCTTGTGGAGCTTGCAAATTCCTGAGAAGGAAATGTGTTAGGGGTTGTGTTTTTGCTCCATATTTCTGCCATGAACAGGGAGCTACCCATTTCTCTGCCATTCATAAGGTTTTCGGGGCAAGCAATGTATCGAAGCTGCTTGCTCACCTCCCAGTGAATGATCGTTGTGAAGCGGCAGTCACAATCTCATATGAAGCTCAGGCTAGGCTTCGAGATCCTATTTATGGCTGTGTTTCACATATTTTTGCTCTCCAACAGCAG GTTGTCAATCTACAAACTCAACTAGCATCTCTAAAGGAATTACAAGCAACTCAAAGCTTTCTCAGTGGCTCTGGCAGTGCAAACCCTAATCACGAAAAATATCATGGAAACCCTTATGATCACTCGCAAGATTTCCAAAGTTGGTTTCAGTCAGAAATTACCAACATGATGCCACAATTCAGTACAAACAATATCACCAATAATGCCTCAGCAATTCCATACAACGAGAATGTGTCCGTGGAGAACTCTTTTGGGAACTATGGAAGCTCAATCATCCCCGAGCTGGAAAATGCCTCATATGCTTGCTATCATGAAGAGGCTTCTCATTCCATGTCTTCTCTTGACTTGCACAAAAGCAACATGCAATGGACTCTCCAAGACACTGATCACGACCTTGATAATCAGTCACTCGGCTTTGGCTATATTTAG